Genomic DNA from Anaerolineae bacterium:
ACGTCCGATCGCTCCTCTCGCGGTACTACATCGTGCGCCTGGCCTGGCTTTTCAGCCCCGGGGGGAACAACTTCCCCGCCAAGATGCTCAGCCTGGCCCGCGAGCGGGACGAGCTCGCGGTGGTGACAGACGAGGTTAGCAGCCCCACGTACGCCCCTGACCTGGCCGATGCGGTGGCGGCGCTCGCTGCTAGCGGGCGGTATGGCATCTACCATCTGGTGAACGAAGGCATTTGCTCGCGGCACGAATTCGCCCGGGCGGTGCTGGAGGGAGCGGGGCTGGGGTCGGTCAGAGTGCGGCCCATCTTGCTGAAGCAATTCCGCCGGGCTTCCACTCCGCCTCCTTATGCTCCCTTGCGCAACTTCGCCGCGGCCGAGGCGCTGGGGATCCGGCTACGCCCCTGGCGGGAGGCCTTGGCGGAGTACTTGAGCCGTGAGCTCTGAAGTGACGGTGCGAGCCAGCGTCGTTATCCCCAACTGGAACGGCGCCCGCCTACTGCCCACCTGCCTCGACTCGCTCCGCGCCCAGACCGAGCCCTCGTTCGAAACCATCGTGGTAGATAACGCCTCTGAGGATGACTCGGTTGCTCTGGTGCGCCGGGACTACCCGGAGGTCCGCCTGATAGCCCTCGACCGCAACCGCGGCTTCACCGGCGGTGTCAACGCCGGCATCATGGCCGCCCAGGGCGAGGTGGTGGCCCTACTGAACACCGATGTGGAGGCGCACCCGAAGTGGCTGCGGGCGCTGCTGGCCGCGTTCGAGGTGGACCCGCAGGTGGGTATGGTAGCGTCCAGGATCATGCTGTTCGACAGACGAGACGCGTTCCACTCGGCAGGGGACCAGTACGGTCGCGATGGAATTCCCCGGAACCGGGGGGTGTGGGAGCAGGACCGAGGCCAGTTCTCCCAGAGGGCATATGTCTTCGGCCCCTGCGGCGGTGCGGCTGCCTACCGCAAGTCGCTATTGCTCGACGCCGGCCTCTTCGATGAGCGGCTGTTCATGTACCTGGAGGACGTGGACCTGGCCTGGCGGGCGCAGCTACTCGGATACCGGTGCCTGTACGAGCCCCAGGCGGTGGTCTACCATCGCCTCAGCGCCAGCGGAGGTGGGACGCTCTCCAGCTTCTTCACCGGTCGCAACACGGTGGCTGTGGTGGTGAAGGACTTGCCGGGTCCGCTCCTACGGCGCCACTGGCGCTGCATCGTACGGGCCCAGGGGCGGGTCGCCGGGGACGCTCTCCGGGCTTGGCGGGGAGCCGCCGCTCGGGCCCGACTCCGGGGCCTGCTGGCCGCCATCCCCTTCTCGCTCCGCCTCCTTTCCGCCCGCCGGCTGGTACAGAGGCGTCGGCGGGTTCCTCTGGAGTATCTGGAGTCCTTGTTGGTCTGACCAGGGCTACGGGCCGGGTGACGCGCACTCGCGACAAGGCTTGCTTGCCCCGCAGCCAACCCAGGTGGTTCCCTGGTTGAGGGGGTTTGCCTCCGGACCTGCCCTGAGTCACACTGGAGTCGCGCCTGTGCAGCGATGGGAGGACGGCACAGGCCAGGCAGGAGTGGCAGGCCATGGCAGACCGACCCAACGTGCTCCTCATCATGACCGACCAGCAGCAGTGGCAGACCATCGCCGGAAGGAGCCCCGCCAGAGCGCCCAACGTCCAGCGCCTGGTCGATGGGGGTATCCTCTTCGATCGGGCCTATACCCCCTGTGCCCTCTGCTGTCCCGCCCGAGCCATGCTCCTCTCCGGGGCCTACCACTGGCACAATGGTGTCTTCAACCAGGTGCACTCCTCGCCCTCCGTGCGCCGGGACATGTTCGGCGACGTAGTCACCTATCCCCAGCGCCTGAAACAAGCAGGCTACAGGCTGGGCCACGTGGGGAAGTGGCACGCAAGCCACGAGCGTGGTCCCATGCACTTCGGCTTCGACCATGTGGCTGGGCTCTCTCCCCACTTCGAGGCCATGGTCCGCCCGGGAGCCGTGGCATCGGAAGATCGCTGGGAGAACCATCCTCGGCGGGACGAGGTGGTGGAGGTCTCGGCGCGCATGTTCCGATGGCCGGGCAGCCGGCCTTTCGCCATGTGGGCTTGCGTGGAGGGGCCGGAGGAGGCCACGCACATGGCCTTCATCGCTGGATGCGCCGAGCGTATGCTCGATCGCCTGGTGGGGCAGGGAGGACCGTGGCACCTGGAGGTCCACTTCCCTGAACCCCACGACGCCTATCGCCCCCTCCGGAAGTACCTGGACCGGTACCCCTTGGAGGACATCCCCCTCCCGCCGTCCTTCTACGACACTTTCGAGGGCAAGCCGGGGATGCATCGGCGCGAGTCCCAGACCTGGGGTGAGGTGGACGAGGCCACGGTGAGGGAGGGCCTTGCCCACTACTTCGCCTGCTGCGAGCAGTTGGACGCCCAGGTCGGGAGGGTGCTAGACCGCCTGGACGCTCTGGGACAGGCCCAGGACACGCTGGTCATCTTCTGCACCGACCACGGCGATATGGTGGGGGCGCACCGGATGTGGATCAAGGGCTGGATCCCTTACGAGGAGTGCTACCGCATCCCACTGGTCATCCGCTGGCCGGGACGGATCGCGCCCGGCTCCGTGTCTCCCAGGCTAGTGCAGCTGCATGACATCGCACACACGCTGACCGACGCGCTGGGGCTAACGCCGTTGCCCTACCAGGACGGCCGCTCTCTGCTGCCGCTGTTCCAGTCTCCCGAAAGGGAGGATTGGGAGGACGAGGTGCTCTGTGCCTGCTACGGAGGCGAGTTCCTCTACACCCAGCGCATGGTGATCACGGACCGGTACAAGTACGTGTTCAACGGGTTCGACTTCGACGAGCTGTACGACCTGGAGGCCGACCCGCACGAGATGCACAACGTCGTCGAGGATCAGGCCTACGCCGGCGTGGCCGAGGATATGCGGGATCGGATGTACCGCCTGATGAACCGGTTTGGCGACCCGTATGGGGACGACACGGAAGCCTACACCGGTGGTGGAGAGAGGCCGAACCGATACGGGGCGCCGCGGTATCTGATGCGTGACACGTGATGCGTGACACGTGACGCGTGCCCCCTGAGGCATGAGACTTGTCACATATCACGCGTCACGTATCACGTATCACGCATCACGTATCACGAGCGGGAGGTGCGAATGAATCAGCGGGCCGGTGCCGTGCCATCCGATCATCGTGCCGCCGACCTCGAGACGTTGCGGGAGCGGGCCCTGCCGCCCATGATCTTTCTGTACGGGGCCTCGGCGGCGGTGGGTGCGTGGGCCTATCTGCCTGGCGCGGAGTTCCGCTGGAGACCGTTCGCAGTGCTGCTGGCGGCTACCCTCGGGTGCCTCCTGGCCTGGTGGGTCTGCCGCAGGAACTTGAGGGCGGGAACGGTGGCGCTGGTGGTGGCGGCCTACCTGTTGGCGGGGCTGGCGGCGCTTTGGCTACCCGGGCCAGTGGTGACGGCGGTGCTGGCTCTGTCGGTGGCGGCCAGCGCCAGCCTCTTCGTCCCTTGGGCCCCCATCGCCGCTGCAGCCGGGGCGGCAGGCAGCCACCTGGCCCTGCACCTCTTTCTGGTTCCCGATCCCGGTTTCCCCGTGGCCGCCGGCCTGTACGCTCTCCTGGGTGGGGCCCTGGCCGCCACGCTGAACGCCTCGCATCAGACCCTGACCTGGTCCTGGCAGCGCCACGACGAGGCCCGCCGTCTGGCCGATCAGCTGAGGGACCGGCAAGGCCAGCTCAACCGCACCATCAAGGCCCTGGACCTGGCCTACCGGCTGCTCCAGCGCACAAACCACGAGCTGTCTGTCGCCCGCGAGGAGGCGGAGGAAGCCCGGCACCTGAAGGAGCAGTTCGCTGCCAACATCAGCCACGAGCTCCGGACGCCGCTGAACCTGATACTAGGCTTCAGCGAGATGATGTACCTGTCGCCCCACGTCTACGGTGAGATGGAATGGAGCCCCTCCCTGCGGCGGGATGTAGCTCAGGTGTATACGGCCAGCCGTCACCTGTCTCAGCTGGTGGACGACGTGCTGGACCTGTCCCGGCTGAACGCGGAGCGGATGCCCCTGCGCAAGGAGCTGTGCGACGTAAACCAGATCCTGCGGGAGGTGGCCGACACCGCGGGCAACCTGGCGCGCGGCCGGCCCCTGGCGCTGGTGCTGGACCTGGCTGAGGACGTACCCCGGCTGCTGCTCGACCGCACCCGGATGCGGCAGGTGTTCCTGAACCTGGTGAACAACGCCATCCGCTTCACCGAGCGAGGCGAGGTGAGGGTGGTCTCCCGGAGGACCGAAGAGGAAGTCCTGGTGTCGGTGGAGGACACTGGGGTGGGCATACCGGAGGAGGAGCTGGAGCGGATCTTCGATGAGTTCTACCAGGCCGGCTCTGCTGCTGCCAGAGCGGAGGCCGGCATGGGACTGGGACTGGCCATAAGCAGACGGTTCACGCAACTTCACGGCGGTAGGGTGTGGGCCGAGAGCACTATGGGGGTGGGGTCGCGCTTTCACGTCTCGCTCCCCCTGAAGACGGACGGGCCGCGCACTTCCCGACTGCGGGTCTCGCGGCCCCTACCGACCCCCGATAATCCTTACGAGGACGGCGTGCTGGTGTTGGGAGGAGGCCCGGATGCTGCCGGCCTGTTGCGCCGTCATCTCGAAGGGCACGAGGTCTGGGGGGTGGATGGATCCTCGGGCGTGGCCGATGAGGTGGAGGAGCATCATCCTCGGGCCGCCATCGCCCCACTCTCGCTGGCAGCTACGCGGCGACTGGTGAACGAGCTGGTGCCCCGCGACCTTCCCGCCGACGTCCCGCTGTTGTTCGCGGCGGTGCCCAACACCGCCTGGCGGGCGGAGTTGCTCGGGGTGCATGCCTGCCTGCAGAAGCCCATCCAGGCCGAGGACCTGATCGGCGTCCTGGCGACGCTGCCGCGGGCGCAGCGAGTGCTGGTGGTGGATGACGACAGGGGATTCGTGCAGATGGTGACCCGTATGCTGGAGACTGCGGAGCAGCGCTACGCGGTCAGCTGGGCCTACAGCGGGGCCGAGGGCCTGGAGGAGATGCGGCGCCACCGGCCGGACGTGGTAGTGCTGGACTTACTCATGCCGGGGGAGGACGGCAAAGCGGTCCTGGCGGCCATGCGCGCCGACGCCGACTTGTGCCAGATCCCGGTGGTGCTGGTCACAGCCATGGATGTGGAGGAGGACCTGGGCGGGCCGGCGGTGGGCCTGGTGGGGATGGTCCAGCGAGGACGGTGGGGTGTGGGTGACACTCTGGCAGCACTGAACCGTCTCCTAGTACTGGCCAAGCCGCGCTATGTCACCGCGAGTGACTCGACGGCAGGCATGCCAGTGACTGCAGAGCCGTCAGAAGCGCCGCCCGGCTGACTGGCTTCGGCACGAAGGCGCTGGCCCCTAGGGCCTGGGCCAGGGCCGGATCGTTGAAGACGGAACAAACAACCACAGGCACGGAGGCGGTGGCAGGATCGGCTTTGAGTCGGGTTAGCAGCTCCCAGCCGTCGGTGTCGGGCATAAGGATGTCGAGCACGATGGCATCGGGGGCCCGCTCTCGAGCCAGGCGCAGGCCCTCCGATGGGTCCTGGGCACCGACGACGCGGCAGTCGGCATCGGCCAGGTAGCGCTCGAACAGCTCGACCAGCCCTTCGTTGTCGTCGATGACTAGGACAGTAGCCGGGGTAGCGGCGGGCAGGTCGAGCTCCAAGGAGAGGCCTGACGCCTCCTGGGCGCAGCTCAGCCGCGCGCCAGTGGCCCGGGCCAGAGCCGATGCCGTGTCCCAAGGGCCGGCGGGGGGTGGGGAGGTGGGACCGCCGGCGCCCTCGCACCGCACCTTCACGCAGACCGCTCCGGGCGTCCCTTTCACCTGCAGCGAGGTGCGGTTCGCCCCGGACTGAAGGGCACAGCTGAGCAGGGCGATCAGGCACTGGCGCAGGGCGGTGGAGTCGGCGCTGACCGCGGCCGGGGTGGGCGCGGCGGCGGGAAGAGCACATCCGAGCCTGCGGGCCAGGGGTGCCACGGCAGCCAGAGCCTCAGCGACGATGGGCTGTAGAGGGGTGTTGACGGGCCGTAGCTGAAGGCGCCCCACCTCGGCCTGCAGGCCCTGGTCGGCTGCCGGTGCCTGCTCTGGGTGCCGGGGCCGGTGGCGGGCCCAGAGGATGGCGGCTACGTCGGATTCGCCCTTGCGGATGTCCCGGTACGCCTGCCGCTCGGACACGGCCAGCTCGCGAGCGACCTCTTCCACGGTGCGGGTCTCCACGTAGCGTAGGCGGAGGGCGTCGTAGGAGCGAGAGGAGGGAGAGCG
This window encodes:
- a CDS encoding sugar nucleotide-binding protein, translated to VRSLLSRYYIVRLAWLFSPGGNNFPAKMLSLARERDELAVVTDEVSSPTYAPDLADAVAALAASGRYGIYHLVNEGICSRHEFARAVLEGAGLGSVRVRPILLKQFRRASTPPPYAPLRNFAAAEALGIRLRPWREALAEYLSREL
- a CDS encoding glycosyltransferase family 2 protein — its product is MTVRASVVIPNWNGARLLPTCLDSLRAQTEPSFETIVVDNASEDDSVALVRRDYPEVRLIALDRNRGFTGGVNAGIMAAQGEVVALLNTDVEAHPKWLRALLAAFEVDPQVGMVASRIMLFDRRDAFHSAGDQYGRDGIPRNRGVWEQDRGQFSQRAYVFGPCGGAAAYRKSLLLDAGLFDERLFMYLEDVDLAWRAQLLGYRCLYEPQAVVYHRLSASGGGTLSSFFTGRNTVAVVVKDLPGPLLRRHWRCIVRAQGRVAGDALRAWRGAAARARLRGLLAAIPFSLRLLSARRLVQRRRRVPLEYLESLLV
- a CDS encoding sulfatase-like hydrolase/transferase codes for the protein MADRPNVLLIMTDQQQWQTIAGRSPARAPNVQRLVDGGILFDRAYTPCALCCPARAMLLSGAYHWHNGVFNQVHSSPSVRRDMFGDVVTYPQRLKQAGYRLGHVGKWHASHERGPMHFGFDHVAGLSPHFEAMVRPGAVASEDRWENHPRRDEVVEVSARMFRWPGSRPFAMWACVEGPEEATHMAFIAGCAERMLDRLVGQGGPWHLEVHFPEPHDAYRPLRKYLDRYPLEDIPLPPSFYDTFEGKPGMHRRESQTWGEVDEATVREGLAHYFACCEQLDAQVGRVLDRLDALGQAQDTLVIFCTDHGDMVGAHRMWIKGWIPYEECYRIPLVIRWPGRIAPGSVSPRLVQLHDIAHTLTDALGLTPLPYQDGRSLLPLFQSPEREDWEDEVLCACYGGEFLYTQRMVITDRYKYVFNGFDFDELYDLEADPHEMHNVVEDQAYAGVAEDMRDRMYRLMNRFGDPYGDDTEAYTGGGERPNRYGAPRYLMRDT
- a CDS encoding response regulator, which translates into the protein MNQRAGAVPSDHRAADLETLRERALPPMIFLYGASAAVGAWAYLPGAEFRWRPFAVLLAATLGCLLAWWVCRRNLRAGTVALVVAAYLLAGLAALWLPGPVVTAVLALSVAASASLFVPWAPIAAAAGAAGSHLALHLFLVPDPGFPVAAGLYALLGGALAATLNASHQTLTWSWQRHDEARRLADQLRDRQGQLNRTIKALDLAYRLLQRTNHELSVAREEAEEARHLKEQFAANISHELRTPLNLILGFSEMMYLSPHVYGEMEWSPSLRRDVAQVYTASRHLSQLVDDVLDLSRLNAERMPLRKELCDVNQILREVADTAGNLARGRPLALVLDLAEDVPRLLLDRTRMRQVFLNLVNNAIRFTERGEVRVVSRRTEEEVLVSVEDTGVGIPEEELERIFDEFYQAGSAAARAEAGMGLGLAISRRFTQLHGGRVWAESTMGVGSRFHVSLPLKTDGPRTSRLRVSRPLPTPDNPYEDGVLVLGGGPDAAGLLRRHLEGHEVWGVDGSSGVADEVEEHHPRAAIAPLSLAATRRLVNELVPRDLPADVPLLFAAVPNTAWRAELLGVHACLQKPIQAEDLIGVLATLPRAQRVLVVDDDRGFVQMVTRMLETAEQRYAVSWAYSGAEGLEEMRRHRPDVVVLDLLMPGEDGKAVLAAMRADADLCQIPVVLVTAMDVEEDLGGPAVGLVGMVQRGRWGVGDTLAALNRLLVLAKPRYVTASDSTAGMPVTAEPSEAPPG
- a CDS encoding response regulator; this translates as MTEQPASPIPSPFADQVAEALRHLYDPPGLLRSPLADLLPAPGLPPEHRARFLRTALLEAIESLNPGPRVPFRSPSSRSYDALRLRYVETRTVEEVARELAVSERQAYRDIRKGESDVAAILWARHRPRHPEQAPAADQGLQAEVGRLQLRPVNTPLQPIVAEALAAVAPLARRLGCALPAAAPTPAAVSADSTALRQCLIALLSCALQSGANRTSLQVKGTPGAVCVKVRCEGAGGPTSPPPAGPWDTASALARATGARLSCAQEASGLSLELDLPAATPATVLVIDDNEGLVELFERYLADADCRVVGAQDPSEGLRLARERAPDAIVLDILMPDTDGWELLTRLKADPATASVPVVVCSVFNDPALAQALGASAFVPKPVSRAALLTALQSLACLPSSHSR